From one Anoplolepis gracilipes chromosome 8, ASM4749672v1, whole genome shotgun sequence genomic stretch:
- the Jeb gene encoding uncharacterized protein Jeb: MICKMAVCMFWLLTYVGQGLDLAVGNRPVIIQVQGTQGLDYRHGSGSSIRKKSELSSVGSNLLHLRIYPTDGSPHMRDDLSNWLVFNDEPRITSWSPAGMLMDDMVKEPRELQNVFFALSPAVLNVLYSEYVTSSQSHAIAATEPYVPHDEGSNQLMGGGRQRAKKRRIGCRHPRGPLSVLPPILVCDEAGKKTTAADNVLQEPRQSNHDDLYAEQRFNTATSTKTDPARAEAGTTLNLPTNGGFIPRAFAYETGKLPGSKRNQITVGRRSIDAQRESPGHQAQASSVSSAGASIASQLMLRSIRGSIQYDVPQIECPVSEDGMERFACPTADRMGRYHCIDDHVLCDGFIDCPTGEDEDRQACMFYKTTKAHLDVLADAILRWARGR, from the exons aTGATTTGTAAAATGGCGGTTTGCATGTTCTGGCTTCTCACTTACGTGGGGCAGGGACTGGATCTGGCGGTGGGCAATCGACCCGTGATCATACAAGTGCAAGGCACACAGGGGCTGGACTATCGTCACGGAAGCGGTAGCAGCATTAGAAAGAAGAGCGAGCTGAGCTCGGTAGGTAGCAACCTGTTGCACCTCAGAATATACCCTACCGACGGCAGTCCCCACATGAGGGACGATCTGTCCAACTGGCTGGTATTCAACGACGAGCCACGGATAACGTCGTGGTCGCCCGCCGGCATGCTGATGGACGACATGGTGAAGGAGCCGCGCGAGCTCCAGAACGTGTTCTTCGCCCTGTCGCCCGCTGTGCTCAACGTTCTCTATTCCGAGTACGTGACGTCGTCGCAATCCCACGCAATTGCCGCGACCGAGCCCTACGTTCCTCACGACGAgggtagcaatcagctgatggGTGGCGGCCGGCAGCGGGCGAAGAAACGGCGTATAGGTTGTCGGCATCCGCGAGGTCCGCTCAGCGTCCTGCCGCCGATCCTGGTGTGCGACGAGGCAGGTAAAAAGACCACCGCCGCCGACAACGTCCTTCAGGAACCCAGACAATCCAATCACGACGATCTCTACGCGGAGCAGAGATTTAACACTGCGACGAGTACGAAGACTGATCCCGCGCGCGCCGAGGCCGGCACCACCCTTAATTTACCCACGAACGGCGGCTTCATCCCGAGGGCCTTCGCTTACGAGACTGGCAAATTACCCGGTAGCAAGCGGAATCAGATCACGGTCGGACGGCGTTCGATCGACGCGCAACGAGAGTCCCCGGGACACCAGGCTCAAGCGTCCTCGGTGTCCTCGGCCGGTGCGAGCATCGCCTCGCAGCTCATGCTAAGGTCCATCCGGGGAAGCATACAGTACGACGTGCCGCAAATCG aatgtcCAGTCTCCGAAGACGGAATGGAAAGATTCGCTTGTCCGACTGCGGATAGAATGGGTAGATATCATTGCATCGACGATCACGTCCTGTGCGACGGCTTTATAGACTGTCCCACAGGCGAGGATGAAGATAGACAAGCTTGCATGTTTTACAAAACT